The following are encoded in a window of Arcobacter sp. LA11 genomic DNA:
- a CDS encoding glycosyltransferase, translating to MKDIKICLVSDTVYDVNGVSRFIQDFSKEAIKYKKEFYVISSTEKSYDEEIPNIFNIKPLFRMKMPFYRSLDLVFPSFFKIKSKIKEINPDLLHISTPGTIGLCALISARILKIPVVGIYHTDFPSYLYKNTHSFLVRFLTIKFLKRFYKNYKALFSRSEEYMSIIEKQLNFSRDNLYLLKAGININSFDKSFKDDSLWNEFKIDKNSFKVLYVGRISVEKNVDKLIKYWKKFFSSNMQLVLVGDCELEVDMEELKNFNINFLGRQKGIDLSKIYASSDCFIFPSTTDTLGQVVMEAMASGLPVIVTNKGGPKTFVNEEMGYVLDINSIEEVSKAIEELSKKDEVYIKKSQKAYEYMRDKSISHSFLDFWEDNLKVFKLL from the coding sequence ATGAAAGATATAAAAATATGTTTAGTTAGTGATACGGTATATGATGTAAATGGTGTTTCAAGGTTTATTCAGGATTTTTCAAAAGAGGCAATTAAATATAAAAAAGAGTTTTATGTTATTAGTTCTACTGAGAAAAGTTATGATGAAGAGATTCCAAATATTTTTAATATAAAACCATTGTTTCGAATGAAAATGCCTTTTTATAGGTCTTTAGATTTAGTCTTTCCTTCTTTTTTCAAAATAAAATCAAAAATAAAAGAGATAAATCCAGATCTTCTTCATATATCAACTCCAGGGACTATTGGTCTTTGTGCTTTGATAAGTGCAAGAATTTTGAAAATACCTGTTGTAGGTATCTATCATACTGATTTCCCTTCGTATTTATACAAAAATACGCATAGTTTTCTTGTTAGGTTTCTTACTATTAAATTTTTGAAAAGGTTTTATAAAAACTATAAAGCACTTTTTTCTAGGTCAGAAGAGTATATGAGTATTATTGAAAAACAGTTAAATTTTTCTAGAGATAATTTGTATCTATTAAAAGCTGGAATAAATATAAATAGTTTTGATAAAAGTTTTAAAGATGATTCTTTATGGAATGAGTTTAAAATAGATAAAAATAGTTTCAAAGTCTTATATGTAGGGAGAATATCTGTTGAGAAAAATGTTGATAAGTTGATTAAATATTGGAAGAAGTTTTTTTCTTCTAATATGCAGTTAGTTTTAGTAGGTGATTGTGAACTTGAAGTAGATATGGAAGAATTAAAGAATTTTAATATAAATTTTCTAGGAAGACAAAAAGGGATAGATTTATCAAAAATATATGCATCTAGTGATTGTTTTATTTTTCCTTCAACTACTGATACATTAGGGCAGGTTGTTATGGAGGCTATGGCTTCAGGTTTACCTGTAATTGTTACAAATAAAGGTGGACCTAAAACTTTTGTAAATGAAGAGATGGGATATGTTTTAGATATAAATTCTATAGAAGAAGTTTCAAAGGCTATAGAAGAGTTATCAAAAAAAGATGAGGTATATATTAAGAAAAGTCAAAAGGCCTATGAATATATGAGAGACAAGTCTATCTCTCATAGCTTTTTGGATTTTTGGGAAGATAATTTGAAGGTTTTTAAGTTATTGTAA
- a CDS encoding UDP-2,3-diacylglucosamine diphosphatase, producing MKYKSIFISDVHLGTKFSNTQRLLDFFKHNDSENLYLVGDIIDGWAIKRKFIWPQTHSDVIQKILKKARKGCNVTFITGNHDEFLRPFVPLVLGDSMDIKNEVDYTSINGKKYLITHGDFFDSITMTKKWLAVLGDYGYDLLLNINQILNVIRLRLGIKSKWSLSKYVKDHVKTSVSFITDFESTLSKHAKHKGYDGIICGHIHKAEMREVDTIEYLNCGDWVESCTAIVETFDGEFKIINWLEK from the coding sequence ATGAAATACAAAAGCATATTTATCTCAGACGTACACTTAGGTACAAAATTTTCAAATACGCAAAGACTTCTAGATTTTTTCAAACACAACGATAGTGAAAATCTATATTTAGTAGGAGACATCATCGATGGTTGGGCTATAAAACGTAAATTTATTTGGCCTCAAACACATTCTGATGTAATACAAAAAATCCTAAAAAAAGCTAGAAAAGGTTGCAATGTTACTTTTATCACAGGTAACCATGACGAATTCTTAAGACCTTTTGTTCCTCTTGTTCTTGGTGATTCAATGGATATCAAAAATGAAGTTGATTACACCTCCATAAATGGAAAAAAATACTTAATCACCCATGGAGATTTTTTTGATTCAATAACTATGACAAAAAAATGGCTAGCAGTTCTTGGAGATTATGGATATGATTTACTTTTAAATATAAATCAAATTCTAAACGTTATAAGATTAAGACTTGGAATAAAATCAAAATGGTCACTTTCAAAATACGTAAAAGACCATGTTAAAACCTCCGTTTCTTTTATCACTGATTTTGAGTCCACTTTATCAAAACATGCAAAACATAAAGGATATGATGGCATAATATGTGGACACATTCATAAAGCAGAGATGAGAGAAGTGGATACTATAGAGTACTTAAACTGTGGTGACTGGGTAGAGTCTTGTACTGCTATTGTTGAAACATTCGATGGAGAGTTTAAAATAATTAACTGGTTGGAAAAATGA
- a CDS encoding patatin-like phospholipase family protein, whose amino-acid sequence MSLALVLSGGAARGAFHLGILHYIEENNIQIDAYSGSSIGAIISASHASGVKAKEQLKIFSSKEVKKVLKFNYFKNGLIKIDTNHPLLNDLLPIAKLEDIPKKVFVNAYDIKQKKLHYFDQGDTHTLCIASSALVPLFKPINYEKKYLIDGGLIDNLPIRPFLETKHEICSIDLMPRRQYTTKKRVFNPIKIAKRKLFSHWIDNANYSIKHSDYYITNQKILNFKMFTFKELNECFNLGYKEAQKHFLDIL is encoded by the coding sequence ATGAGTCTTGCATTAGTATTAAGTGGAGGAGCTGCACGTGGAGCTTTTCACTTAGGAATTTTACACTATATTGAAGAAAACAATATTCAAATAGATGCATATTCAGGTAGTTCCATTGGAGCTATTATTTCAGCTTCACATGCAAGTGGAGTAAAAGCAAAAGAACAACTTAAAATATTTTCATCTAAAGAAGTAAAAAAAGTACTAAAATTTAACTATTTTAAAAATGGCCTTATAAAAATTGATACAAATCACCCTCTTTTAAATGATTTACTGCCCATTGCAAAACTAGAAGATATTCCCAAAAAAGTATTTGTAAATGCCTATGATATAAAACAAAAAAAACTTCACTATTTTGACCAAGGAGATACACATACTTTATGTATAGCTTCAAGCGCTCTAGTTCCTCTTTTCAAACCAATAAATTATGAAAAAAAATACTTAATAGATGGAGGACTAATTGACAATCTTCCTATTAGACCTTTTCTAGAAACAAAACACGAAATTTGTAGTATAGACCTTATGCCAAGAAGACAATATACTACAAAAAAAAGAGTCTTCAATCCAATAAAAATAGCCAAAAGAAAACTTTTTTCTCACTGGATTGACAATGCAAACTACTCCATAAAACATTCAGACTATTATATTACAAATCAAAAAATACTAAATTTTAAAATGTTCACTTTCAAAGAATTAAATGAATGTTTTAATTTAGGATATAAAGAAGCACAAAAACATTTTTTAGATATACTCTGA